In the Pan paniscus chromosome 8, NHGRI_mPanPan1-v2.0_pri, whole genome shotgun sequence genome, one interval contains:
- the TRIM52 gene encoding E3 ubiquitin-protein ligase TRIM52 isoform X2: MAGYATTPSPMQTLQEEAVCALCLDYFKDPVSISCGHNFCRGCVTQLWGKEDEEEDEWEEEEEDEEAVGAMDGWDGSIREVLYRGNADEELFQDQDDDELWLGDSGRTNWDNVDYMWDEEEEEEEDQDCYLGGLRPDLRIDVYREEEEILEAYDEDEDEELYPDIHPPPSLPLPGQFTCPQCRKSFTRRSFRPNLQLANMVQIIRQMCPTPYRGNRSNDQGMCFKHQEALKLFCEVDKEAICVVCRESRSHKQHSVLPLEEVVQEYQKIGSTSSVELSESVGQ, translated from the exons ATGGCTGGTTATGCCACTACTCCCAGCCCCATGCAGACCCTTCAGGAGGAAGCGGTGTGTGCCCTCTGCTTGGATTACTTCAAGGACCCCGTGTCCATCAGCTGTGGGCACAACTTCTGCCGAGGGTGTGTGACCCAGCTGTGGGGTaaggaggacgaggaggaagatgaatgggaggaggaggaggaggacgaggaagCGGTGGGGGCCATGGATGGATGGGACGGCTCCATTCGAGAGGTGTTGTATCGGGGGAATGCTGACGAAGAGTTGTTCCAAGACCAAGATGACGATGAACTCTGGCTCGGTGACAGTGGTAGAACTAATTGGGACAACGTAGACTATATGTGGGacgaggaggaagaagaagaggaagatcaGGACTGTTACCTAGGAGGCTTGAGACCTGACCTGAGAATTGATGTCTAccgagaagaagaagaaatactgGAAGCATACGATGAGGACGAAGATGAAGAGCTGTATCCTGACATCCACCCGCCTCCTTCCTTGCCCCTTCCAGGGCAGTTCACCTGCCCCCAGTGCCGAAAGAGCTTTACACGTCGCAGCTTTCGTCCCAACTtgcagctggccaacatggtccaGATAATTCGCCAGATGTGCCCCACTCCTTATCGGGGAAACCGGAGTAATGATCAGGGCATGTGCTTTAAACACCAGGAAGCCCTGAAACTCTTCTGTGAGGTGGACAAAGAGGCCATCTGTGTGGTGTGCCGAGAATCCAGGAGCCACAAACAGCACAGCGTGCTGCCTTTGGAGGAGGTGGTTCAGGAGTACCAG AAGATAGGGTCAACTTCTTCAGTTGAGTTATCTGAAAGTGTTGGGCAGTGA
- the TRIM52 gene encoding E3 ubiquitin-protein ligase TRIM52 produces the protein MAGYATTPSPMQTLQEEAVCALCLDYFKDPVSISCGHNFCRGCVTQLWGKEDEEEDEWEEEEEDEEAVGAMDGWDGSIREVLYRGNADEELFQDQDDDELWLGDSGRTNWDNVDYMWDEEEEEEEDQDCYLGGLRPDLRIDVYREEEEILEAYDEDEDEELYPDIHPPPSLPLPGQFTCPQCRKSFTRRSFRPNLQLANMVQIIRQMCPTPYRGNRSNDQGMCFKHQEALKLFCEVDKEAICVVCRESRSHKQHSVLPLEEVVQEYQEIKLETTLVGILQIEQESIHSKAYNQ, from the exons ATGGCTGGTTATGCCACTACTCCCAGCCCCATGCAGACCCTTCAGGAGGAAGCGGTGTGTGCCCTCTGCTTGGATTACTTCAAGGACCCCGTGTCCATCAGCTGTGGGCACAACTTCTGCCGAGGGTGTGTGACCCAGCTGTGGGGTaaggaggacgaggaggaagatgaatgggaggaggaggaggaggacgaggaagCGGTGGGGGCCATGGATGGATGGGACGGCTCCATTCGAGAGGTGTTGTATCGGGGGAATGCTGACGAAGAGTTGTTCCAAGACCAAGATGACGATGAACTCTGGCTCGGTGACAGTGGTAGAACTAATTGGGACAACGTAGACTATATGTGGGacgaggaggaagaagaagaggaagatcaGGACTGTTACCTAGGAGGCTTGAGACCTGACCTGAGAATTGATGTCTAccgagaagaagaagaaatactgGAAGCATACGATGAGGACGAAGATGAAGAGCTGTATCCTGACATCCACCCGCCTCCTTCCTTGCCCCTTCCAGGGCAGTTCACCTGCCCCCAGTGCCGAAAGAGCTTTACACGTCGCAGCTTTCGTCCCAACTtgcagctggccaacatggtccaGATAATTCGCCAGATGTGCCCCACTCCTTATCGGGGAAACCGGAGTAATGATCAGGGCATGTGCTTTAAACACCAGGAAGCCCTGAAACTCTTCTGTGAGGTGGACAAAGAGGCCATCTGTGTGGTGTGCCGAGAATCCAGGAGCCACAAACAGCACAGCGTGCTGCCTTTGGAGGAGGTGGTTCAGGAGTACCAG GAAATAAAGTTGGAAACAACTCTGGTGGGAATACTTCAGATAGAGCAAGAAAGCATTCACAGCAAGGCCTATAATCAGTAA
- the TRIM52 gene encoding E3 ubiquitin-protein ligase TRIM52 isoform X1 — protein MAGYATTPSPMQTLQEEAVCALCLDYFKDPVSISCGHNFCRGCVTQLWGKEDEEEDEWEEEEEDEEAVGAMDGWDGSIREVLYRGNADEELFQDQDDDELWLGDSGRTNWDNVDYMWDEEEEEEEDQDCYLGGLRPDLRIDVYREEEEILEAYDEDEDEELYPDIHPPPSLPLPGQFTCPQCRKSFTRRSFRPNLQLANMVQIIRQMCPTPYRGNRSNDQGMCFKHQEALKLFCEVDKEAICVVCRESRSHKQHSVLPLEEVVQEYQVFLALSAQLLQARLMKEESPVVSWRL, from the coding sequence ATGGCTGGTTATGCCACTACTCCCAGCCCCATGCAGACCCTTCAGGAGGAAGCGGTGTGTGCCCTCTGCTTGGATTACTTCAAGGACCCCGTGTCCATCAGCTGTGGGCACAACTTCTGCCGAGGGTGTGTGACCCAGCTGTGGGGTaaggaggacgaggaggaagatgaatgggaggaggaggaggaggacgaggaagCGGTGGGGGCCATGGATGGATGGGACGGCTCCATTCGAGAGGTGTTGTATCGGGGGAATGCTGACGAAGAGTTGTTCCAAGACCAAGATGACGATGAACTCTGGCTCGGTGACAGTGGTAGAACTAATTGGGACAACGTAGACTATATGTGGGacgaggaggaagaagaagaggaagatcaGGACTGTTACCTAGGAGGCTTGAGACCTGACCTGAGAATTGATGTCTAccgagaagaagaagaaatactgGAAGCATACGATGAGGACGAAGATGAAGAGCTGTATCCTGACATCCACCCGCCTCCTTCCTTGCCCCTTCCAGGGCAGTTCACCTGCCCCCAGTGCCGAAAGAGCTTTACACGTCGCAGCTTTCGTCCCAACTtgcagctggccaacatggtccaGATAATTCGCCAGATGTGCCCCACTCCTTATCGGGGAAACCGGAGTAATGATCAGGGCATGTGCTTTAAACACCAGGAAGCCCTGAAACTCTTCTGTGAGGTGGACAAAGAGGCCATCTGTGTGGTGTGCCGAGAATCCAGGAGCCACAAACAGCACAGCGTGCTGCCTTTGGAGGAGGTGGTTCAGGAGTACCAG
- the TRIM52 gene encoding E3 ubiquitin-protein ligase TRIM52 isoform X3, which translates to MAGYATTPSPMQTLQEEAVCALCLDYFKDPVSISCGHNFCRGCVTQLWGKEDEEEDEWEEEEEDEEAVGAMDGWDGSIREVLYRGNADEELFQDQDDDELWLGDSGRTNWDNVDYMWDEEEEEEEDQDCYLGGLRPDLRIDVYREEEEILEAYDEDEDEELYPDIHPPPSLPLPGQFTCPQCRKSFTRRSFRPNLQLANMVQIIRQMCPTPYRGNRSNDQGMCFKHQEALKLFCEVDKEAICVVCRESRSHKQHSVLPLEEVVQEYQV; encoded by the coding sequence ATGGCTGGTTATGCCACTACTCCCAGCCCCATGCAGACCCTTCAGGAGGAAGCGGTGTGTGCCCTCTGCTTGGATTACTTCAAGGACCCCGTGTCCATCAGCTGTGGGCACAACTTCTGCCGAGGGTGTGTGACCCAGCTGTGGGGTaaggaggacgaggaggaagatgaatgggaggaggaggaggaggacgaggaagCGGTGGGGGCCATGGATGGATGGGACGGCTCCATTCGAGAGGTGTTGTATCGGGGGAATGCTGACGAAGAGTTGTTCCAAGACCAAGATGACGATGAACTCTGGCTCGGTGACAGTGGTAGAACTAATTGGGACAACGTAGACTATATGTGGGacgaggaggaagaagaagaggaagatcaGGACTGTTACCTAGGAGGCTTGAGACCTGACCTGAGAATTGATGTCTAccgagaagaagaagaaatactgGAAGCATACGATGAGGACGAAGATGAAGAGCTGTATCCTGACATCCACCCGCCTCCTTCCTTGCCCCTTCCAGGGCAGTTCACCTGCCCCCAGTGCCGAAAGAGCTTTACACGTCGCAGCTTTCGTCCCAACTtgcagctggccaacatggtccaGATAATTCGCCAGATGTGCCCCACTCCTTATCGGGGAAACCGGAGTAATGATCAGGGCATGTGCTTTAAACACCAGGAAGCCCTGAAACTCTTCTGTGAGGTGGACAAAGAGGCCATCTGTGTGGTGTGCCGAGAATCCAGGAGCCACAAACAGCACAGCGTGCTGCCTTTGGAGGAGGTGGTTCAGGAGTACCAG
- the TUBB8 gene encoding tubulin beta-8 chain isoform X2 — protein sequence MDSVRSGPFGQVFRPDNFIFGQCGAGNNWAKGHYTEGAELMESVMDVVRKEAESCDCLQGFQLTHSLGGGTGSGMGTLLLSKIREEYPDRIINTFSILPSPKVSDTVVEPYNATLSVHQLIENADETFCIDNEALYDICSKTLKLPTPTYGDLNHLVCATMSGVTTCLRFPGQLNADLRKLAVNMVPFPRLHFFMPGFAPLTSRGSQQYRALTVAELTQQMFDAKNMMAACDPRHGRYLTAAAIFRGRMPMREVDEQMFNIQDKNSSYFADWLPNNVKTAVCDIPPRGLKMSATFIGNNTAIQELFKRVSEQFTAMFRRKAFLHWYTGEGMDEMEFTEAESNMNDLVSEYQQYQDATAEEEEDEEYAEEEVA from the exons ATGGACTCTGTGCGCTCGGGGCCCTTTGGGCAGGTCTTCAGGCCAGACAACTTCATCTTCG GTCAGTGTGGGGCCGGAAACAACTGGGCCAAGGGACACTACACAGAAGGCGCGGAGCTGATGGAGTCAGTGATGGACGTTGTCAGAAAGGAGGCTGAGAGctgtgactgcctgcagggtttcCAGCTGACCCACTCCCTGGGTGGGGGGACTGGGTCTGGGATGGGTACCCTTCTGCTCAGTAAGATCCGGGAGGAGTACCCAGACAGGATCATAAACACATTCAGCATCCTGCCCTCGCCCAAGGTGTCAGACACCGTGGTGGAGCCCTACAATGCCACCCTCTCAGTCCACCAGCTCATAGAAAACGCAGATGAGACCTTTTGCATAGATAACGAAGCGCTGTATGACATATGTTCCAAGACCCTAAAACTGCCCACACCCACCTATGGTGACCTGAACCACCTGGTGTGTGCTACCATGAGTGGGGTCACCACGTGCCTGCGCTTCCCAGGCCAGCTGAATGCTGACCTGCGGAAGCTGGCCGTGAACATGGTCCCGTTTCCCCGGCTGCATTTCTTCATGCCTGGCTTTGCCCCACTGACCAGCCGGGGCAGCCAGCAGTACCGGGCCTTGACTGTGGCTGAGCTTACCCAGCAGATGTTTGATGCTAAGAACATGATGGCTGCCTGTGACCCCCGTCACGGCCGCTACCTAACGGCGGCTGCCATTTTCAGGGGTCGCATGCCCATGAGGGAGGTGGATGAACAAATGTTCAACATTCAAGATAAGAACAGCAGCTACTTTGCTGACTGGCTCCCCAACAACGTAAAAACTGCCGTCTGTGACATCCCACCCCGGGGCCTGAAAATGTCGGCCACCTTCATTGGGAACAACACAGCCATCCAGGAACTCTTCAAGCGTGTCTCAGAGCAGTTTACAGCAATGTTCAGGCGCAAGGCCTTCCTCCACTGGTACACGGGCGAGGGCATGGATGAGATGGAATTCACCGAGGCCGAGAGCAACATGAACGACCTGGTGTCTGAATATCAGCAATATCAGGATGCCACggccgaggaggaggaggatgaggagtaTGCCGAGGAGGAGGTGGCCTAG
- the TUBB8 gene encoding tubulin beta-8 chain isoform X1: MREIVLTQIGQCGNQIGAKFWEVISDEHAINSAGTYHGDSHLQLERINVYYNEASGGRYVPRAVLVDLEPGTMDSVRSGPFGQVFRPDNFIFGQCGAGNNWAKGHYTEGAELMESVMDVVRKEAESCDCLQGFQLTHSLGGGTGSGMGTLLLSKIREEYPDRIINTFSILPSPKVSDTVVEPYNATLSVHQLIENADETFCIDNEALYDICSKTLKLPTPTYGDLNHLVCATMSGVTTCLRFPGQLNADLRKLAVNMVPFPRLHFFMPGFAPLTSRGSQQYRALTVAELTQQMFDAKNMMAACDPRHGRYLTAAAIFRGRMPMREVDEQMFNIQDKNSSYFADWLPNNVKTAVCDIPPRGLKMSATFIGNNTAIQELFKRVSEQFTAMFRRKAFLHWYTGEGMDEMEFTEAESNMNDLVSEYQQYQDATAEEEEDEEYAEEEVA, from the exons ATGAGGGAGATCGTGCTCACGCAGATCGGGCAGTGCGGGAACCAGATCGGCGCCAAG TTCTGGGAGGTGATCTCTGATGAACATGCCATCAACTCCGCTGGCACCTACCACGGGGACAGCCACCTGCAGCTGGAGCGCATCAACGTGTACTACAACGAGGCCAGCG GTGGCAGATATGTGCCCCGCGCTGTGCTCGTGGATCTGGAGCCAGGCACCATGGACTCTGTGCGCTCGGGGCCCTTTGGGCAGGTCTTCAGGCCAGACAACTTCATCTTCG GTCAGTGTGGGGCCGGAAACAACTGGGCCAAGGGACACTACACAGAAGGCGCGGAGCTGATGGAGTCAGTGATGGACGTTGTCAGAAAGGAGGCTGAGAGctgtgactgcctgcagggtttcCAGCTGACCCACTCCCTGGGTGGGGGGACTGGGTCTGGGATGGGTACCCTTCTGCTCAGTAAGATCCGGGAGGAGTACCCAGACAGGATCATAAACACATTCAGCATCCTGCCCTCGCCCAAGGTGTCAGACACCGTGGTGGAGCCCTACAATGCCACCCTCTCAGTCCACCAGCTCATAGAAAACGCAGATGAGACCTTTTGCATAGATAACGAAGCGCTGTATGACATATGTTCCAAGACCCTAAAACTGCCCACACCCACCTATGGTGACCTGAACCACCTGGTGTGTGCTACCATGAGTGGGGTCACCACGTGCCTGCGCTTCCCAGGCCAGCTGAATGCTGACCTGCGGAAGCTGGCCGTGAACATGGTCCCGTTTCCCCGGCTGCATTTCTTCATGCCTGGCTTTGCCCCACTGACCAGCCGGGGCAGCCAGCAGTACCGGGCCTTGACTGTGGCTGAGCTTACCCAGCAGATGTTTGATGCTAAGAACATGATGGCTGCCTGTGACCCCCGTCACGGCCGCTACCTAACGGCGGCTGCCATTTTCAGGGGTCGCATGCCCATGAGGGAGGTGGATGAACAAATGTTCAACATTCAAGATAAGAACAGCAGCTACTTTGCTGACTGGCTCCCCAACAACGTAAAAACTGCCGTCTGTGACATCCCACCCCGGGGCCTGAAAATGTCGGCCACCTTCATTGGGAACAACACAGCCATCCAGGAACTCTTCAAGCGTGTCTCAGAGCAGTTTACAGCAATGTTCAGGCGCAAGGCCTTCCTCCACTGGTACACGGGCGAGGGCATGGATGAGATGGAATTCACCGAGGCCGAGAGCAACATGAACGACCTGGTGTCTGAATATCAGCAATATCAGGATGCCACggccgaggaggaggaggatgaggagtaTGCCGAGGAGGAGGTGGCCTAG